From the Candidatus Poribacteria bacterium genome, one window contains:
- a CDS encoding Gfo/Idh/MocA family oxidoreductase, with the protein MSYQREFEKRLNVAVVGVGSHGYRNILPTLTFLPIRLKALCDLDIDRARITAEQYAVKACYPSMAEMFRNEELDAIFLCAPPRLHPELACEALDAGMHVWMEKPPGMFADEVREMIQHRKDRVVVVGFKKAFMPATQKIIEIFATDEYGPLRSILGIYPMQIPSDGKRVLREKEHTNWLQNGCHPLSLFVAVGGKVSAVTVRRGQRGGGACILEYESGALGNFHLADGARHGQPSELYQFFGDGCHAEIRNNNRVLLQRGMPFNYSGSTGYVPEGFDSGAIVWEPQFSLGTLENKGLFVQGFYQEMRYFCDCILEGKSAEQGSLEFALEVMKVYEAGLRSEGETVPVL; encoded by the coding sequence ATGAGTTATCAAAGAGAGTTTGAGAAGCGGTTAAATGTTGCTGTCGTTGGCGTTGGTTCACACGGTTATCGTAATATTTTACCGACACTGACGTTTCTTCCGATTCGGCTTAAGGCGTTGTGCGACCTTGATATTGACCGTGCCCGTATCACTGCCGAGCAATACGCTGTTAAGGCGTGTTATCCGAGTATGGCGGAGATGTTTCGCAACGAAGAATTGGATGCTATCTTTCTCTGCGCGCCGCCGCGTCTTCACCCCGAATTGGCTTGCGAAGCACTGGATGCGGGGATGCATGTCTGGATGGAAAAGCCACCGGGGATGTTCGCTGATGAAGTTCGGGAGATGATTCAGCACCGGAAGGATCGGGTCGTTGTTGTTGGGTTTAAAAAGGCGTTCATGCCCGCCACACAGAAAATTATCGAAATCTTCGCAACTGACGAATACGGTCCCTTGCGGAGTATTTTGGGCATCTATCCGATGCAGATACCGAGCGATGGAAAGCGTGTGCTGCGCGAGAAAGAGCATACGAATTGGCTCCAAAACGGTTGCCATCCATTGTCGCTGTTTGTTGCAGTTGGCGGGAAGGTTTCCGCTGTAACCGTTCGCAGAGGACAACGGGGTGGTGGCGCGTGCATCTTGGAATACGAGAGTGGCGCACTCGGAAATTTTCATCTGGCGGACGGCGCGCGGCACGGACAACCTTCCGAACTGTATCAATTCTTCGGGGATGGGTGTCACGCAGAAATTCGGAACAATAACCGTGTACTCCTACAGCGCGGTATGCCTTTCAACTACAGCGGCAGCACCGGTTATGTGCCTGAAGGCTTTGATAGTGGTGCGATCGTTTGGGAGCCGCAATTCAGTCTCGGTACGCTTGAAAACAAGGGGCTTTTCGTCCAGGGTTTCTATCAGGAGATGCGATATTTCTGTGATTGCATTCTGGAGGGTAAATCGGCAGAACAAGGGTCACTTGAGTTTGCATTGGAAGTTATGAAAGTTTATGAAGCAGGACTCCGTTCCGAAGGTGAAACCGTACCTGTTTTGTGA
- a CDS encoding AAA family ATPase produces MLTKLICRNFKNFGEIEVELGNPVVFIGPNNSGKTTALQALALWEIGLKRWNENRKGRTNPEKRPGVAINRRDLISVPVPSARLLWRDLQVRDVERVEGRQLTQNVRIDIIVEGVTDGKGWRCGFEFDYANQESFYCRPLRISETDEKGIERMPVPDEAEKLSVAFLPPMSGLASNEIRLDEGAINVRIGEGRTAEVLRNLCYQVSQDEKKWEDLCKKISDLFGVQLDRPDYIQERGEIAMNYQDESGISLDLSSSGRGLQQTLLLLAYIAAHPGAVLLLDEPDAHLEILRQRQIYQILTESAIEHGSQIIAASHSEVILNEAADRDVVIAFLGKPHRIDGRGSQLLKSLRTIGFEQYYQAEQNGWVLYLEGPTDLAILRAFAEKLSHDVLTVLKRPYVHYVGNQPGKARDHFYGLREAKPDLVAFCLFDRISDELRMRPELIEYAWQRREIENYIVSSKQVLIDWLQAKAEERAEGPLFSALWVSMMKERIQEIEKARETLGQESPWSPDIKITDDFLDRLFETFFEELQIPNLMQKTNYHTLVRYVTSDQIDPEVIKVLDDILEVANKAVPLSGSV; encoded by the coding sequence ATGCTAACAAAATTGATTTGCCGTAATTTCAAGAACTTTGGAGAGATTGAGGTTGAATTAGGGAATCCTGTTGTCTTCATTGGACCAAACAACTCCGGTAAAACAACTGCTTTGCAAGCCCTTGCCTTATGGGAAATAGGACTTAAACGGTGGAACGAGAACCGTAAAGGGAGAACAAACCCGGAAAAACGACCAGGCGTTGCTATAAACCGACGTGATCTTATCTCAGTTCCAGTGCCGAGTGCGCGATTACTTTGGCGAGATTTGCAAGTTCGTGATGTGGAAAGGGTTGAAGGTAGACAACTAACCCAGAATGTTCGTATAGATATTATTGTGGAAGGTGTTACGGATGGCAAAGGTTGGCGGTGTGGTTTCGAGTTTGACTATGCCAACCAGGAGTCCTTTTATTGTCGCCCTTTGAGAATATCAGAAACAGATGAGAAAGGGATTGAGAGGATGCCTGTTCCTGATGAAGCGGAAAAACTTTCTGTTGCTTTTCTTCCACCAATGTCTGGACTTGCGTCAAATGAAATACGACTTGATGAGGGGGCAATCAATGTCCGTATCGGGGAAGGGCGGACGGCAGAGGTGCTGCGTAATCTCTGTTATCAGGTTTCACAGGATGAAAAAAAATGGGAAGATCTCTGCAAGAAAATCAGTGATCTGTTCGGTGTCCAACTTGATAGACCCGATTACATTCAGGAGCGCGGGGAGATTGCAATGAATTATCAGGATGAATCTGGTATCTCTCTAGACCTCTCTTCATCAGGACGTGGTTTACAACAAACACTACTGCTACTTGCCTACATTGCTGCACATCCGGGGGCTGTTCTGCTCCTTGACGAACCGGACGCGCATCTTGAGATCCTTCGACAACGCCAGATTTATCAGATTCTTACAGAATCAGCAATCGAACATGGCAGTCAGATTATTGCTGCCAGTCATTCTGAAGTTATCCTCAATGAGGCAGCAGATCGCGATGTCGTTATCGCTTTTCTCGGTAAACCCCATCGAATTGATGGTCGCGGTAGTCAACTTCTCAAATCGCTTCGGACTATTGGCTTTGAACAATATTATCAGGCTGAACAGAATGGATGGGTCCTTTATCTTGAAGGTCCAACGGACCTCGCAATCTTACGCGCATTTGCCGAAAAACTTTCGCATGACGTGTTAACTGTGTTGAAACGTCCTTATGTTCACTATGTTGGTAACCAACCTGGAAAAGCCCGTGACCATTTTTATGGCTTGCGCGAGGCAAAGCCTGATCTTGTGGCATTCTGTCTCTTTGATCGAATCTCCGATGAACTTCGGATGCGCCCCGAATTAATAGAATATGCATGGCAAAGGCGTGAGATTGAGAATTACATTGTATCCAGCAAGCAGGTGCTAATTGATTGGTTACAGGCAAAGGCAGAGGAACGAGCTGAAGGTCCCTTGTTCTCAGCACTCTGGGTGTCTATGATGAAGGAAAGAATACAGGAAATTGAGAAAGCCCGAGAAACGCTCGGTCAAGAATCACCGTGGTCACCAGATATTAAAATAACTGATGATTTCTTAGATCGGCTTTTTGAAACTTTCTTTGAAGAATTGCAAATCCCAAATCTTATGCAAAAAACAAATTATCATACTTTAGTCCGGTACGTGACATCAGACCAAATTGATCCAGAAGTTATCAAGGTGCTGGATGATATTTTAGAGGTTGCCAATAAAGCAGTGCCATTGAGCGGTAGTGTGTAG
- a CDS encoding aldo/keto reductase, translating into MEYRRLGKSGLKVSEICLGTMTFGHGADEAEANRMVDLALDAGVNFFDTANSYGDGESEILLGKALKGRRRDAVVATKFFNPMGTGPNDSGMSRVHIMQAIDDSLKRLQMDYVDIYYIHHVDSQTPLEEMLQALDDLVRQGKVRYTACSNYQAWRLSEALWLSDTNNWARFACYQPQYSLVVRDIEQELVPLCELKGLGVVVWSPLAGGFLSGKYKPGERTHGGTRSEEGWAYPERYFANNADETLQTLLDVSDDLGHSPAQVALRWVLEQRAMTSVIVGARHVEHLRDNLGAAGWRLEGDALQKLNEVSHLPDRYPEAMEKNMHERRNSAVDMPRL; encoded by the coding sequence GTGGAGTATAGACGATTAGGAAAGAGTGGACTCAAAGTGTCCGAAATCTGTTTAGGTACGATGACCTTTGGGCATGGTGCTGATGAAGCAGAGGCGAACCGTATGGTGGATCTTGCTCTGGATGCCGGTGTAAATTTTTTTGATACTGCCAATTCTTATGGTGATGGTGAATCCGAAATTCTGCTTGGGAAGGCACTCAAGGGACGACGACGTGATGCGGTTGTTGCAACCAAGTTTTTCAATCCGATGGGCACCGGTCCCAATGATTCTGGCATGTCTCGCGTCCATATTATGCAGGCGATTGACGATAGCCTTAAACGCCTCCAGATGGATTATGTAGATATCTACTATATTCACCACGTTGATTCGCAAACCCCATTAGAGGAGATGCTGCAAGCACTGGATGATCTCGTCCGCCAAGGGAAGGTCCGCTATACGGCGTGTAGCAACTATCAAGCGTGGCGATTATCCGAAGCGTTGTGGCTCAGCGATACGAACAATTGGGCGCGGTTTGCCTGCTATCAACCGCAATATAGTCTCGTTGTGCGGGATATAGAGCAAGAACTTGTGCCGCTCTGTGAACTTAAAGGGTTAGGTGTCGTTGTATGGAGTCCATTGGCGGGTGGGTTTCTCTCTGGCAAATACAAGCCGGGTGAACGTACACACGGCGGGACTCGATCCGAAGAGGGATGGGCATATCCCGAACGCTATTTTGCGAACAACGCCGATGAGACGTTGCAGACACTCCTTGATGTTTCTGATGACCTCGGACATAGTCCTGCACAAGTTGCGCTCCGTTGGGTGCTTGAACAACGCGCGATGACTTCGGTGATTGTCGGCGCAAGGCATGTGGAGCATTTGCGCGATAACCTGGGTGCGGCGGGGTGGCGACTTGAAGGGGACGCTCTCCAAAAACTCAACGAAGTTTCACATCTACCGGATCGCTATCCTGAAGCAATGGAGAAGAACATGCACGAACGACGGAATAGTGCCGTTGATATGCCACGATTGTAG